The following nucleotide sequence is from Pagrus major chromosome 16, Pma_NU_1.0.
ATCATGATTGAAGGTTTTAATAAACATGAATATTATTATCGGTACAcaacatgttaaaatgtaacagcagcagccattttcACAAACTCAAAAGGTTTAAGTTCTGTCTTATGTGACCTCTGAACAGTGGCAGTGGTTTATTTAACAGTAGGAAATTTTAAAGTGTCTTTTTGCCACATGACTTTAATCCACAAAAACACCAACTCTTCTACTTCACTCAGTTCCTTCAGGCTGTTAGAGAATCAGGCGTGCATTGTTTCACTTGAGTAAAAATCACACTTCTGTCTGCAAACATCACTCGGGGGAACACTTCAACACAGTACACAATGtgttcagacacattttaacaaCTCTCAGACCAAACTCGCTCACGTACGTTATCACAGACTCTACATGATTCAGGATTATTCGCTGCTGTTCAGCTTTTGGAATAAAGTGGCCCTTTTGAAATGTGTTATCTGGATACAACCacaattacaaaaacatttcaatttaaagaAAACTATTTCAACAAATATTGCAGCCacttacaaagaaaacaaaagagattgTTTAACAAAAGTAGTGCTgtaattatttcttttaataaatgtgCCTGATGTCCCTATTTTATAAATTACATAAACAATGCATTAGCAGACACTTTTATTATTCAGACTATGTTTAGAAGGCATCACTAGCAATTCTTGTATATAGCAGTTAACCTAAAGTTCCTGTCATTTGACagtaaaatgtttgtctttgtgcagacaaacaaacaaaaaaaatgatcatctttctcttttcagCATAAATCAGTCATTTGTGTTTTGGCTCAAAGTCTTAGATATGTAGTAAAGTCGACTAGAGGGAAACTTTAACACTGTATTGCAACAGAAATGGTTTCCCGAAGCAGGTAGGACATTCAGCCTACTCTTAAAGACAGGTGGTGCTCCTGTGGAGAGCTATGGTTCAGTTAGCAGCGTTTGGCGGTCCCTCTGGGATGAGTGACATGAAGAAGGTAATGATGAACGACCACGTGGAGGACAGGAAGCCCGTGTGGGGGGCGCTGTTTGGATCTTCTGCTCCTTCCTCTCCACTTTCTCCCTCATCGTCTGAGCCATCATCCAGCCCTCCTTCCTGTACAGAACAAAGTGGATTTATCAGAGGACAATCAACATGCTTTACTACTGTATGTGGGACATATTTGACTTTGTAATGAGTTATTCATTATGTAAACTTGAGCAGTAGCTGCCAAATGCAAATTAAGTCTCAATTCAAATTCTGACATGAACTATTTTCAAGTCATTTTGTTCCCTGATGAAGTCACCCTGTGAGCTGAAAGCTGTCTTGCCATGTCACTAGAGCTACCAGTAGCAGTTATTGTCatcactgattaaaaaaaaaatcactaatcTTTTCTCAATTAAATATTCAGGTTATAAAATCAGAGAATGAGACATCTCTGAATTTGCCAATCTTTTTCTGTAAGTCTCCGCTTACAAAGATACTCCATTTACAATGATCTTAACAGCCtggaatcagcaaatgtttgccaTTTTTGCTTGAGAAATGGTTTCAAcgattaaatgattaataaaatgatgtattttcTCGTTCCAGCCCTTCTTGTCACTTTTACTCAACATTCAATGCATCTAAGCTGTATTTGTAATCAAGATGTGGAGGCTTATTGTTGTTTTCCTGTACATATCTGTAAACTGGTACCTCAGCGAATGGCTTGTGcactgcagaaacaaacatcgCTAAAGATAAAATCAGCCCATCAGCTCTGGTTAATGTTCTTGGTAAAAAGCGGAGATGGATGACAGGCAGCTACCATTTCTTGTAAGTCGTGGTTTTGTGGCTCTCCCTCCATGTCGTCCTGATTGGCTCTGTCTCCAGGAAGCTGGAGCTCATTCTCCAGATTGAAGGGAAACCAGCCGGCCTGATgcctgcagacagaaaaacaacaaaacctcATCTATTCATTATTCGTTACATGTTTGACTAATGTGTGAGCTGAGAAAAAGCATAACTGTACTCACAGGTAAAGCACCAGCATGGCCATCATCACCATGACGAAGCGGCTGAAGGAGGAGTAGAAGTAAACTACGCTGAGTAAGATCGCAGCACGTGAAAATGTGTACACCCAGTCCAGCCAGTCCCGGTTCAGCTCCTCCTCGTTCAGGATCTCCCCTCCCTGGGCGTTCATCTGGACTTCTGGGTTGCCACGGCGATCCACCTGAGGCCGCTGGCTCAGAGGATCGGGCTGGTTAGACTGAGCCGAGGGCTGGCCCGGCCTGAGGTGCTGCGAGGAGGCAGCCAGTAACTGACTGGAgggaggcagacacacagatgatgGGAACAGTGTGTGTTGAATGAACAATTCTCTTATAAACATTCTCCAGAAATGACGAGCGAGAAACATGTCGGGACTTACTAATGCAGGTAGTACTGTCGAGCGTACAGCTGCTGCCACCACATTAGAGTCATGGGGTTGTAATAAGCAGGCATCATGTTTGTGGGAGGCGTTGGCTGTGGAGAGTACTGATTCCAGCTGCAAATAGAGATACTGCATTagaaaaacagacatcaaaTGTGTTTACAATGGGTTATTAATAGCTATGGTGTCAAGAAACAGCCGAGGTGATTTTCTAATTCTAAGTTAGGCGCCAGGTGCTCGTGACCAGGTGATAAGTGGGTGGCCATGCCCATATTTAAGGTCAGCTGGGGTAGAAGGAGCTTTCTCTTTCAGGCAGAGCAGCTTCTGGCCATCTTAAAGCTCTTGTTACTTCTGTTCCttagtttgtgtttatttcttttgcaGTCTGGTAGTCcagttttcacagttttgtttgttagcTTAGTTTATgcagtattttgtgtttagtgAGGGAAGTACTGGGTCCTACAGCCCTTATCTTGTCTGGCCCAGCAAACCCATGTGACTTGTTCTTTTTGAACAGGCCTCCAGACTGTCATTGGTTTTGGTTGAAGGGGTACTATgtagttgtgttgtcctttaagatcagtttgtttatatatacacatgatATTATCtgtcaataaaacatttgaatccTTTAAAACTAACCTATGTTGCTTGTTCACAAGCTTGAGCAAACTGTTTGTGGCCATAACAAGCACCTTGTGCACTAGAGGCAGCAGTGAGATGAAAAAACTAATGATatgagggagaaaagaaagagcttTCTACTCTCTCAAAGGCTGCATCACTGATGgatttttaaacatatttttacattaaaactttaattaatGTCCACTGTGAGTGCGCAGGATGCTCGCCCACATCTCATCAATTTGCTCATTAACGAGATTTCTGCTGCTTATTTTTTAATGTCCCACAGTGCACAAGCATAATAAGACGTTTATTTAGAGCTGTTATTGAATTCCCTTTTGCTCACTGTGTATAAAAGAGCTACTTAATGAGGGACATGACTCAAAGGGGTTTAAAGCAAGTGTATTTGGTGAGTGAGTTCTAGTTCTTTCACCAGTCCAAAAAGCTTACCTGTGCATAAACTGTAGATACATGTGGTGGTCAGGGAAGGGTCCAGTTCGCTGTCTGAGTCCATCACTGCTCTCTGCTGTAGATGACTGGCTATGTTGACTAGTGGAAGGACTATTAGAGTTTTGAAGGGGCtgtaaccaaaaaaaaaaaagttctgagTATTAGTAATCATttaagaaaaagacaagaaagacaAGTTTTCTTTCATATTGTCAGGTATAGATTGAAGTAGTGAGCTGAATGATGAAAGGAGAAGTGCTGCTGATGAAATGAATGGAAAGGTGTGACGAGTGTGTAGCTGACCCACCGTGGGACCGGCCGAGTTCTCCTGAGGCTTGTTACTGTGGCTGTGGGGGGGCTTTGGGGAGCTGGGAGGAGTTCGAGAGGAGCACACCAGATGGAGCATATGGTACTCATCCTGCTGTAGAAGCAAATGCAGCTCATTATGAAACAGAGTCCAAGTATTGCATGTTCAAAGAGAAGGAGAACTTCTGAACCGTATGGGTGTACTGCACGAGAGTTGTAATATCTGCCTTATATTGCTATACTGATTGTTTATCTACGGTATTGAATACTAATACAGTACTGTATGAGTGTTATTAAATATAATCCAAGTTTATATCTTTCTATATCAAGTTTCTTGTCTGTCAGTACAAAATactttataaaataattgtttgttcAACCCAAAAAAATACctcctgttttcattcattcattggtTAATTGTAACtgacactaataataatatttgtgtACTTCCATATATAGTGATGTACTGTAGGTGATTTGGTAACTTTAAACAAGGGGGATAGTGAGTTTCCTGTATCATCTAATCGCCTATTAATGATACCGTAAAACCATgacattttctgagatggttttTGCATGTGAAAATCTCATATTGTTGCAACCCTACTTCCAATATCTTTGTTCATGCTCAGCTATCCTCACTAAAAACTCAAGAAACAGCCTTGCTTAGAACGTAAACACGGCGCATATTTTGTATGTTCGTTGCATTTGATTGTCCAATTGGTTCATCCATAACGGATGTATAGCCAGCCTTAATAGTTACAAGTGATCATAATATCGAGAATTGGGTTTTAAATTTCAGGATACTGACTTTTCTGCATAAaaacatcatcttcatcatcattttaagagagaattgtgatgcaaaaatgccCCCAAAACAGTGTGTTACACCCAAACAATGACTGCGGACAGCCTCCACTCCTCTGAGAGGGCTTTCCACAAGGTTTTGATTCGTGGCTGCAGGAATTTGCTCCTATTCAGAAAGCATTAGTGAGGTCAGGCGGGGATGTTGGGCGATAATGCCTGGTTTACAGTCCACGCTGTGACTCCAAAGGTGTTAGATGGGGTCGAGGTCAGGCCAGTAAAGTTACTCCAGAGCAAACTGGGAAATCAATCCTCCGTATACTGCACTGGGCCACCGctacaaaaaaatctgaatcaagCAACTCATGTGCTTCttatatttaaaattaataaaccaGAATCATTCTAATGAATATGAAGTCTTAGGCAGAGGGAACCTACCTTTCTGAGCACATCTTTCAAGGTGAAGTGATCCAAAAGCAGCTTCCCAGAATACACCAGCCTTTGGTCTTTGGAGCTCTAAAAATCCAAAATTATAAAGATAATTGGGGCCACAGGAGAGAAGTGTACATCAGCAAAATACAGTTTGCCCTTTATAAGCATTTCTAACTAATACTGAAAACAGCAATGCAACAATaagcaagaaaacaacaaacttttAATGTAGATCATGACACCAAAAGACACAGTAATGAGGATGAGATCATAATAACCTCAATTGGGATAAGTGGGTCTTAACAGTGGATTAAACTGGCAGTGCAACAACAAGGTCAGAGTGTGTCCTCATTCACTACGCAGCCATTCAGGAATTTAAATTGCCTATTTTAAATCTTGGCCAACTTGCAACCGAGAATCTTTCATTCTTGGTTCAAGGTGCCTCTTTGTCGAACATTCCACAGTTAGTGTCCACTAAATTACACTAACAAAAGTGCAGCCCTTAAAGAGGTTACTATAATGCAGCTTAACAAGGGAGCAGTTTGTCCATGCCTGTGTTTACAATGATTGCATCAGACCAAGTccggagcagagaggaaaaggagcAAAGTCAGATTAGCACAACAATGCAGCAGGAATCCAAACTTCCTTTCACTGTGACGTCAAATCTACAGAAATCAAGGCTCTTTCAGCTGCTTCAACTCCCGAGACCCAGCGTCTTTTACTTTAGAAGATAGATCAAGGTTAATGTTT
It contains:
- the LOC141010755 gene encoding homocysteine-responsive endoplasmic reticulum-resident ubiquitin-like domain member 2 protein produces the protein MDQGVVDNPVTLVIKAPNQKYDDQTINCYQNWTVEKLKAHLSDVYPSKPSSKDQRLVYSGKLLLDHFTLKDVLRKQDEYHMLHLVCSSRTPPSSPKPPHSHSNKPQENSAGPTPLQNSNSPSTSQHSQSSTAESSDGLRQRTGPFPDHHMYLQFMHSWNQYSPQPTPPTNMMPAYYNPMTLMWWQQLYARQYYLHYQLLAASSQHLRPGQPSAQSNQPDPLSQRPQVDRRGNPEVQMNAQGGEILNEEELNRDWLDWVYTFSRAAILLSVVYFYSSFSRFVMVMMAMLVLYLHQAGWFPFNLENELQLPGDRANQDDMEGEPQNHDLQEMEGGLDDGSDDEGESGEEGAEDPNSAPHTGFLSSTWSFIITFFMSLIPEGPPNAAN